AAACTATCAACCCAGGCAGACCAACCAGCGATCGTTTGAATACTACCTACAGACTGCGATAAAGATTGTAGCCCGGCTATGCCAGCCGCAGGAGTTGGATCAACTCGGAACCAGTTTCCCTGACCATCATAAGTCTCTGCCCACGCATGACCAAAGCTGTTGTTCACAATAAGATAGTCCTCGTAGTCATTCCAATTCGCTCCGGCAAAACCTGCGATCGCACGAGTAGGAAAACCAGCCGTTCGGCAAAGTAGAACGTATGCACCAGTAAAGTGCTCACACCAGCCTCTCTTGGCATCCTGCATCCATGCAATCAAGGGGTCACCTTCGACTTGAGTGACTGAAGTTTGCGTATCATAAGTATAATTTTCAGCTAACCAAACACGGGCGCGCTGCGAGAATTCATGCGCATCAATGACTTCTCCTTGCGTCAGTTCATCAACCACTCCCTGCAGGTATTCATTGATCTCTGGATTATTCGGGACAACAAGCGTGGTCAACGGGTATGCAACTGGTGGCTTACCGCGAGGTTGTGGAATTGGCCCGGAGGTATTATCCAAAACAGCTCGATCGGCATTCGTGGTCGGAATACGATCACTCGGACGCATCCCTGAAACACTGTAGCCAAAGACATTGGAAGGAACCTGTTCAAGCATGATCACCTCAGTCTGTATATATGGCCAGAACTTGGCTTTCTTGGCGAAACGGATCACATCAAACGAACCTAGGAGTGGAAGATAACGACTGGTGTCTCCTTCAAGATAAAACACCCAGTCATCTTCTATGGAACGCGTGGCTCGCCCTGTCAGCCTTTCAGGATACATCGTTCCCTCCATTGCAATGCGCCCCGCCTGCTTCAGGGAATTCGATACCTGAAATGCACCGTCACGGTATTCATCCAGAACCACCATGCGCCAAAAAGGTCGCGATGGAACATTGTCAAGGTCCGGAACCTGAACCCGAAGGGCAATACTGTCGTCAGCAGAAAGGCTGTTCACATCGCCAATCTTAATATGCTCACTGAAGCCGATCTTACCGCTGCCTTCGATCTGCAAAAATGGAAGTGCCTGATCCATTCGAAAACGTGGCATCAAAACAAAGATCAGACTACTGATGGAAACGAGACCAACGAAAAGCCCACCCGCAAAGGCGATCAAACGAAAATCAAGACCATGAGCCAGACGAGAAAGGAATCTGGACCAACGAAAATGCTTAAAGTCCTCAGCACCTAAAAGTCGCGTCTTACTCGTCTCAAGCAAATTGATCAGAAACAGAAGTGCCATCGCCGCAGGTGTGAAGATCAACATCTGGAAGGCGAAGAGCAGCGACACCGTCATAACACCTTTTACAACAAGAGTGAACAGACAGAGTAGGACCAACTGTAAATCCTCACGCGCTTTTCGATATTGAAAGGCCCGAAAAATCGTCAAGAGCATGACCATGCGGACCATTGGCTTGAGGAACTCAACTCCATGCAGCACGAAGTCTCCGATGATAAAAACAATTAACAATGGGTTGGCAAACTTCCAAAACGTTTCCGGCAGACGACTTGGCAGCCCTGGCCAGAGCATGGAGGCAATCAACATCAAAGAAAAGGCGAGCAAGACCGGTTCCGCGCTCATCTCCAAACCAAAGAGCGCCCAGATCGCAATCAGAGAAATGAACTGGCCAAGGAGCCACTTCAGCTGGTGCAGCTCGTCAGTGTTGAGCCGTACCCGCGATTGTACTGCTGATGATAGCATTGACTTCGCCGCCCACTCCCGGACGGAAGGTTATGAGATTACGCCCTCCTGTGTCAGGAGAGGGAGAATAATGATCTGCTGTCTCGATAATGGCAAGATGCTCCAAAAAATTCTGCAAATCGTGTAACCGCTTGAGTGGCTGTAGAGGTTCATCATTGACCGCGACTGCGAGCAAACGACCGTCACGGAATAAATCTTCAGCTAAACTCGCAACAAACGAGCAGAGCAATTCGAACTGCGGCTCAGTTGTCCAAAGCGACTTTGATGTTTCCATGAAAAGAACAAAACCGTCACGATTCTCTTCCGCCATCTGCCTGACAACGAGCTGCTTTTGCCGGGCACTGGCTTTCCAGTGAACCAGACGCTGGGGATCACCACGGTGGTAACGCCGAATATTGATCAATTCATTCCCGGCGCCAGGACGGCGATTTGTCTCGCCCGGGATATGAGAATGGTGACCGCCGGGAGGCTCAAAGTCATACTCAACCCGACTGGGCAAAACTACGACATCGCGTTTGATCCCACCCCCGACTGTCTTACGCAAAAAACCAAAGGGAAATTGGGATTCCAAACCGGATATCTTAATCGTTTCATGACCACGTTTCAAAGGATGAAACATCCAGTCCAGAACAATGTTTTTGCCCGGATTCAAACGGTCTTCCAAATGAACGCGATCGACACCCTTGGTTTCTTTTGTCGTGACATTGAACCACAAGCTGTAAGTCGGCAGAATTTTCTTTGAATTACTCAGCTCGATTTGAAGGAGAGCAGGATCATTCGCCCGAAAGTGCGGAGGCTGGCGCAGCCTCCATCGCGTTCCCTTGAAATTCAGCCAGGAAAGAAAGCCACTCAGAATCAGGCTGGAAAGCAGGAGCGACAAGGCCATGAAAAGAATATTGCTCGATGTATTGTAAGCCGCAGAGCCGAGTCCAAGCGCAACCAGAATCAACACATAACCTGCAGGTGTTGGCACAATCCGGTGCCCCTCAGGGGGAACCAGCATCAACCAGAGGAGCCGCCAAAACTGTCCACCCTTACCTAGTCGCTTAGAGAAAAACCCCGGGTCCGCCCAATCTCCGGCGACTTGTGGTGGCTTCGGATTTATTGCAGTCGCGGACATAGCGGCGAATCAATCCGGAAGCTTAACCGTATCCAACAGCTTGTTTAAAATGCCTTCCACAGCGCGGCGCTCCTCCAGTGGATCGGAACTCTGACGCCGTAAACTCAGGCGGTGGGTAAATACGGGTTTGAGGACGAATGAAACATCTTCCGGCACAACAAAACCCCTTCCCTGATAAAGTGCATAAGCTTGCGATGCTGCTTTCAGCGCAATGGTCCCACGGGTACTAACCCCGTTCAGAAATTCACTTTCAGTCCTTGTTGCGGTGGCAAATCGAAGCATGTAGTGAAGGATGCTTTCTTCGACGAAAACCTGCGGAGAAAAATGCTGAATCTCAGCGACTTCCTGGCGTGTCAGAACGGGCTCAATATCGATGGTGTCATAGCTTTGGCGACTGACGCGGTTGGCCAGAATTTCCATTTCAAATTGATAATCTGGATACCCCATTTGCAGGCGCATCAGAAAGCGGTCCATCTGGCTCTCCGGCAACGGAAAAGTGCCCTCATAATCAACCGGATTTTGTGTAGCAAATACAGTAAACGGCTGCCCAACGTTGTAAGTCTGGCCATCGACCGAGACCTTGCCACGGTCCATGACTTCTAGCAATGCACTTTGCGTCTTGGGGGTGGTTCGATTGATTTCGTCAGCTAGAACCACATTTCCGAAAATTGGCCCTTTCTTGAAAACAAACTCCTTCATCTGCTCATCGTAAATCGAGACGCCAATCACGTCACTAGGAAGCAAGTCACTGGTAAACTGGATTCTGGAAAATGAGCAATCAAGCGAACGAGCCAGACAGTAGGCCAGAGTGGTCTTCCCAAGGCCGGGAAGGTCTTCAATCAGAACATGCCCTCCTGCAACCAGACTGACCAGAACCTGGTCGATTACCTCATCCTTGCCCCGAATCACCTTGGCGATGTTCGATTTGAGTTTCTGCATCGACTCCTTAATGCGCGGAGCAGGGATTGGGCGTGTCGTCTGACTCATATTTGGTTCTAATTATAACTACAATATCACCTAATTGTTCCGTCAAAATCCATGACGAACCGCAAAGCATACCTCAAATCCGCATATTCGCACTTATTATCGGCCTATTTACAATTTTCTGAAATCCAAAGTTGTGTGCGATCAACATGAGCTTTAGGAGGAAAAACCCTATTATTGCCATACTCCAAAGCGATTGCAAGCCGTTGAATAGCAAACTTTAACGTAGAGTGAACTGGAAGCTTGTTCTACTTTTCTCCTCAAGAGTCCTTTTCGAGCAATTCGATCAATTTTTTGTCAGTTGAAGCGTCCCATGAAGCAACTCCCTCTTCTGAAAACAGCTCACGCGGCAGCTCCTCATCGAAAACTGAATAAACCCGAACCATAACGGTCATGGAACCATCCTGTAAATCGACAATCTCCAGGCGACGCGGGCGAATTCTGGGAACGCCATCATCGCTGCCCACATTCTCATGGTGAGCGGCATTGACTGTTTTCACCATCGTTCCAGTGCGGTCGTAATAATCGGAACGAAGGAAACGTTGATTATCTTTGGCCAGGTAAACGCGGCGCTTTGAGTAAATGCTCTGGTCTCGAAGCGTCGGGTCATCGTAGCGGCTTTCAATCACGATTGTTCCGACACCCCGCACCATTGCACTCCCGATCTTACGATGACTCCAATCGTGCTTATCATCGTCGTAAATATCCTCCATATTCCAGTCACTTGGCCCAAAAGCCCGGCGCCGGGCCATTCCATCAACTTCCTCCAAGGCGCCATCTTCACCCGATTTCAAAAAGAGCTTAGTCGCTTTGCCAGGTTGCTGGATGCTCAGCAAAGTCGTCGACTCATGGCCATAACGAGGAAGTATTCGCCAAACACCCCGAGTGTCCTGATCATCGTATTCATACATCAACAGCCATTGGTCAGTATGGATTTCGCCATTTTTCTCCACACGGACCATGACATAGAGCTCAGCATGGCTGTTGACCTGAAAAGCGCTCTCGACACCGCGCACGACACTCTCCGCGCTTTGTGGAAACGGACGAAATCCGCTGAACAACACCAGCATAAGTATGATGGTGGAAGCAGTAATGAAACGATGAGACTGGCTGTTTTTCATGCTAATGAAAAATGTGGCTATTTTCGCCATGGTCAAACTCTCTTCTGAATTATTGGCGTCCACAAGAATTGCACGTCATAGCTCTCAGACAAACAGCCACCCCTTCTTTAGAAAGGAAAAAATATATTTAGAAAATTCCAAGGCACAACGTAATGAACTTTTTAGATTTACAATTTCTGAGAAAAAGAGCTTGACCGACCGGTCGGACTAGAGCATTATCTCAAACTATGCCCACAAGCACCGCCAACACAAACAAGCGCAATGAGATCATTGAAGTAGCATCCAAGCTCTTCTATGAGCAGGGTTACCATCGGACAGGCGTACAACAGATAATCGAAGGAGCCGGAGCTGCCAAGGGCACTTTCTACGCGCACTTTAAGTCCAAAGAAGAACTTGGAGTAATTTGGCTGAGAACCCGTCACACAAAGTGGAATACGTCGCTGGTTGAATTCTTGAAGGACAAGGATGTTGCTAGCGAAAAAATTCTCGCCGTATTCGATTTTCTTGGCAAATGGATGAAAGATTGCGACTTCCGTGGCTGCGCTTTTCTTAATACACTTGCTGAAACTCCCGATCCGAATAATCCACTTCGCAATGAGATTGCTGGGCATAAACAAAAATTACTTGAGCTTTTTCAAAGGCTAATCGCGGAGCATCAAACCAAGCTCCCCAAGGACAAATGTCAGAATCTGGCAGCCAGTGTTTTCCTTCTTTTCGAAGGCACGCTGGTTGAGATGCAAAACTTTCGCGATACGTGGCCACTTGAAGCTGCCAAATCCCAGCTTGCGCGGATGCTTTGAATCAGAAAATGAACTGACTCTTTTTTTTTGACCAACAATGACCGACCGGTCGGTTTTATGCATTTCTTGTATAAACAACAATCGAATCAAACATAAAAATGACCACTAAAACCAAAATCACAAAAGTCGCAGTCTCGAGCCTCGCCCTCGCAAGTACGGCATTGGCCGAAACTAATTTAAGCCAAGTCCGTTACGGCACGGAAAAAGTCGAGGATCTCGACATTTTCTATCGCGAAGCCGGAGACCCTTCCAAACAAGCAGTTGTGCTGCTACATGGCTTCCCCACTTCATCCCATATGTATCGCGAAGTGCTCGCAGAACTCGGTGACGAGTTTTATCTGATCGCACCAGATTACCCAGGCTTTGGTAACAGTAGCTTCCCGAGTGGCGATGATTATACCTACAGCTTCGACAATATAGCAGAATCAATCGACCAGTTCCTCGTCCAACGCAAAGTCACAGATTATGTCCTGATGATACAGGATTACGGCGCACCAGTCGGCTACCGCATAGCCCTCAAGCATCCAGAAAAGGTCAAGGGATTCGTTGTAATGAATGGCAATGCCTACGAAGAAGGACTTTCACAAGAAGGCTGGGGTGTGATCTTTGATTATTGGAAAAACAAAACACCTGAACTCGAAGCACAAATTGCCAGTCATGTTTTCACGCTTGAAGGACTCAAGTGGCAATACACACACGGCACTCGCAACCCCGACGATATACTTCCTGATAACTGGAATCTGGACTTCATGAAATTCGAGCGGCCCGGTCAACATCGCGTCCAACTTGACCTCTTTTACGACTACCAAAACAACCTGACGCACTACCCTGCCTGGCAGAAGTTCCTTCGCGACACCCAACCGCCAATGCTGATCGTCTGGGGTAAGAACGACGCCTTTTTTCCAGCGAGTGGAGCCGAGGCCTACAAACTCGATGTAAAGGACATCGATTTCAACCTTCTCGATACCGGTCACTTCGCCCTTGAAGAGGAAGCACCATTTATCACCTCGAAGATGCGGACCTTCTTAAGGGAGAAAATCAAATAATCAGTGCTCTCCACAGTAGAAAACACCGAATTTCGCTCACTTTCTCAAACCAATCAACAAGCTAATATGTCACAAAAAGTTATAACTCCTGAAATCACCCGCCCACCCGTTCCTCCATTTACAGAGGAAACAGCTCGTGCCAAAGTTCAGGCCGCCGAAGACAGTTGGAATAGTCGCGATCCGAAGAAAGTCGCACTTGCCTACACCGTCGATACCATCTGGCGCAACCGCAACCAGTTCATCAATGGACGTGTAGAAGTAGAGGCTTTCCTCACCGCAAAATGGCGTAAGGAACTCGATTACAAACTAAAGAAAGAGCTCTGGAGCTACACCAAAAACCGAATTGCTGTGAAGTTTTTCTATGAATGGCATGATACTCAAGGCCAATGGTACCGCTCCTACGGCAATGAACTCTGGCAGTTCGCACTCAACGGCCAGATGCAAAGACGCGAGGCGAGTATCAATGATCTATTGATCGAAGCTGCTGATCGCCAGCTTGTCTAAAACATCACACATAATAACTAACCGTCGGGCACTCACCATGAGTGCCCGGCAACCAACCCTCAAAGGCCATGAACAAAAACTTCACACGATTTGCCTTCACTGATTCCGTTCGAGCTGTGCAAGAGGAATATGGCTCTCGCAAAGCCTATGCCAAAGCCGAAACAAACGGCGATCGTTACCGGCTAACCTCTCGGGAAATCCAATTCATAGAAAACTCTGACGGCTTCTATCTGAGTACTGTTGGCGAAAACGGCTGGCCATACATTCAGTTCCGCGGCGGCCCAAAAGGTTTCCTAAAAGTACTGGACAATGAAACGCTCGCCATGGCTGACTTCAGCGGTAACCGGCAATACATTAGCACCGGCAACATCAAATCCATGGGTAAAGCCATGCTTTTCTTCATGGACTACGCCAAGCAGAGTCGCCTGAAAGTCTGGACAGAGGCCGAAGTAATCGACGTGGATGCAAACCCTGAACTCCTCGAAACTGTTAGTCTCTTTGGTTACAAGGCCCGCATCGAACGCATCATCCGCTACCGTATCCAAGCTTATGACTGGAACTGCCAGCAGCACATCACACCTCGCTATACTATTCCAGAGATCAAGCAAATGATCACCAACGAATCCAATTCACAATTCATCAATTAAAAATAAAATGAAACGTCAGAGTACTAACACTCTGAACGTTGCTAGAAAAGCTTTAAGCTATACAGGAGAAAACACTGGTTAATATTTCCTTTCGAAAGCTTGCACGAAATCCGGCAATGTTCAATCTGACAGCGAATGGCAGTTCAGAAAAAGAAAAAGGTCGATCGTGCGGCTCTGAGTTCATCTTTCATGCGAATTCCTCGTATGAAGGTCGAAGTTGCGCGTAGCCTGATCGACGCGGGGGTCAGTGAGATTTTTCAGCTCGAAGGCCGCTCCCCGGAAACACTCTTTGCGGAACTGAAAAAGAAGCGGGATGATGTTCCTGATGAGCATTTGGCCTACTTTCGCATGGCCGTCTACTTTGCTGAAAACCAGCCACCCGACCGGAAAATGATGCATCCGAGTTGCTGGATGGACTGAGCAAAAGAATCAGAATCAAAGCAGCTCAGTGAATCCCTTTGACCTTGGCTGGAGCACCATTGGGAAGAGAAAAAGCAGCACCTTCGCTTTTTCCATAGAGCTGGCTACCAATTGGCGACTGCTGTGTGATGACGGTAACCTCCGTCCCTTCAATATCCAGTGCTTCTCCACCGCCAGCAGGAGCGAGATAGAACCACTCGGCGAAACCATTCAAATCACACTCGACCAAGGCACCCCGCAGGGCAGTATCACGAGGCGATGTGAGTTCGATTTTCAAGCTGTGAAGTTGCTTGATCGAATCAGCCAACTCATGTGCTTTGGCTGCCTGCCCGGCCGCAAGATAAGAGGCTTCAAGTCCCTGGGTGTCCCATTTCGACTCAGCTCGAGACTCTTCATTGGTCGCATAATCAGCCGCCTCTTTGGACGCCCCGACGGTAACATTCAGCTCCTCGGTAAGCTTTGCAATCAACGCTTCGTAAACGACCTCTTTGTCCATAAAAGCAGGATTTTGAAGATCTCATTGATGAGGGCAAAGATATTTCACGACGTCATTTTGAGAGAATTAACAGAATTTATGGAATTTTACAGTAACCCAATTCTGTTAATTCCATAAATTCTGTCAAAAAACTGCTCTACGAATTTGTTTGGTAAAATCTTTGGTCAGGAGAAGTATTTGTCATTTTACATTCGTCATTTCTGATTTCTCATTCTGAATTCCGCCTCAGCGTTTATGCTTCAAGTCTCACAACTCAGCAAGGCTTACGGTGGCCAACAACTCTTTGAAGATGTCTCCTTTCGCATCGAGCGGACCAATCGCGTAGCTTTGGTTGGCCCCAATGGCGCCGGAAAAACCACGCTTTTCTCACTAATTCTGGGAGAAGGAGAAACCGACTCAGGTGAGATTGTGATGGAACGCAATGCCTCGCTTGGCCATCTACCACAGGAGACAGCTCCAAAAGGAGACGAGACTGTGATTGAGATTGCGGCTGGAATCACACCGGAACATGCCAAAGCACGGCGCATAATCGGCGAGCATGAGCGCAATGGCCAAACCGACTCCGAAGAGTATCACGAAGCAGTGGCGCGTTATACAGAACTGGGTGGCTATCAAACCGAACCCAAAGCCAAACGCATACTCGCTGGCCTTGCCTTTCGAGACACTGACTATGATCGTCCGGCATGCGAACTCAGTGGTGGCTGGGTTATGCGGGCCTACCTTGCACGACTGCTTACGGCTGAGCCGGATTTGTTGATGCTCGACGAGCCAACAAACCACTTGGATCTGGAGTCACTGGAATGGTTTCAGAACTACCTGCGCAATTATCCGGGAGCCATCTTTCTCATCTCACACGACCGTGCCTTCCTCAATGCACTGGTTGATGGTATTCTCGAAATCCGCCATCATCGGGTTCACACCTATAACGGAAATTACGACTATTATGTTGAGGAAGCTGCCGCCCGAGATGCCCAGCATGAAGCGGCTTACAAGAGCCAGCAGCGTAAGATCCAGCAACTTGAGCGCTTTGTCGAACGTTTCGGCGCAAAGAATACCAAGGCAACTCAAGCCAAGTCGAAGCAGAAGCAGATCGATCGCATGGAGAAGATCGACGCTCCACTGACAGCGGAAAAGACGATTCATGTCAAATTTCCGCAGCCTCCATCCAGCGGCCAGCGTGTTATCACCCTCGAAGGTGTCCACTTCGCTTATGGAGACCATGTAGTTTACCGAGGTATCGATTTCCAGGCACAGAAGAATCAACGTACCGTTCTGGTCGGCCCGAATGGTGCCGGAAAATCAACTCTGCTAAAACTCCTGGCTGGAGTCCTGAAACCCAATCAGGGAGAATGCACGCTCGGCCACAATGTACAGCCCGGTTATTATGCACAAAGTCGGCTGGACATGCTCGATCCTGACACATCTGTCCTCGATGAAGTCCTGAGCATCAACAAACCAATCACCGAGGTTACCGCACGAACCGTCCTCGGATCGTTTCTCTTTCGTGGTGATGCCGTTTTCAAGCGTGTCTCTGTTTTGTCTGGTGGTGAGAAATCGCGTCTCGCTCTGGTCAAACTGCTACTCGACCCACCGAATCTCCTTCTCATGGATGAGCCGACGACCCACCTCGATATGGCGAGTATCGATGCGTTGATTGCTGCATTAAAAGACTACACGGGGACGCTCATCTTCATCAGCCACGACGTCTACTTCATTCGGCAGCTTGCCTCCACCGTTCTGCGCATCAGTGCCGGAGAACTGACTGCCTACGCTGGTGACTACGACTACTATCTTCACAAGTCGGAATCAACCAATGCACGAGCCGCTCTCACCTTCGGGGACAAGCTCTCCAATCTCCGCCCGGAAGATGCCGTTAAGCAGAAGGAGAGCGGTAGTCAGGCAGATCCAAAT
The Rubellicoccus peritrichatus DNA segment above includes these coding regions:
- a CDS encoding TetR/AcrR family transcriptional regulator gives rise to the protein MPTSTANTNKRNEIIEVASKLFYEQGYHRTGVQQIIEGAGAAKGTFYAHFKSKEELGVIWLRTRHTKWNTSLVEFLKDKDVASEKILAVFDFLGKWMKDCDFRGCAFLNTLAETPDPNNPLRNEIAGHKQKLLELFQRLIAEHQTKLPKDKCQNLAASVFLLFEGTLVEMQNFRDTWPLEAAKSQLARML
- a CDS encoding alpha/beta hydrolase; this translates as MTTKTKITKVAVSSLALASTALAETNLSQVRYGTEKVEDLDIFYREAGDPSKQAVVLLHGFPTSSHMYREVLAELGDEFYLIAPDYPGFGNSSFPSGDDYTYSFDNIAESIDQFLVQRKVTDYVLMIQDYGAPVGYRIALKHPEKVKGFVVMNGNAYEEGLSQEGWGVIFDYWKNKTPELEAQIASHVFTLEGLKWQYTHGTRNPDDILPDNWNLDFMKFERPGQHRVQLDLFYDYQNNLTHYPAWQKFLRDTQPPMLIVWGKNDAFFPASGAEAYKLDVKDIDFNLLDTGHFALEEEAPFITSKMRTFLREKIK
- a CDS encoding pyridoxamine 5'-phosphate oxidase family protein, which codes for MNKNFTRFAFTDSVRAVQEEYGSRKAYAKAETNGDRYRLTSREIQFIENSDGFYLSTVGENGWPYIQFRGGPKGFLKVLDNETLAMADFSGNRQYISTGNIKSMGKAMLFFMDYAKQSRLKVWTEAEVIDVDANPELLETVSLFGYKARIERIIRYRIQAYDWNCQQHITPRYTIPEIKQMITNESNSQFIN
- a CDS encoding MoxR family ATPase, with the protein product MSQTTRPIPAPRIKESMQKLKSNIAKVIRGKDEVIDQVLVSLVAGGHVLIEDLPGLGKTTLAYCLARSLDCSFSRIQFTSDLLPSDVIGVSIYDEQMKEFVFKKGPIFGNVVLADEINRTTPKTQSALLEVMDRGKVSVDGQTYNVGQPFTVFATQNPVDYEGTFPLPESQMDRFLMRLQMGYPDYQFEMEILANRVSRQSYDTIDIEPVLTRQEVAEIQHFSPQVFVEESILHYMLRFATATRTESEFLNGVSTRGTIALKAASQAYALYQGRGFVVPEDVSFVLKPVFTHRLSLRRQSSDPLEERRAVEGILNKLLDTVKLPD
- a CDS encoding nuclear transport factor 2 family protein, which translates into the protein MSQKVITPEITRPPVPPFTEETARAKVQAAEDSWNSRDPKKVALAYTVDTIWRNRNQFINGRVEVEAFLTAKWRKELDYKLKKELWSYTKNRIAVKFFYEWHDTQGQWYRSYGNELWQFALNGQMQRREASINDLLIEAADRQLV
- a CDS encoding ABC-F family ATP-binding cassette domain-containing protein, whose amino-acid sequence is MLQVSQLSKAYGGQQLFEDVSFRIERTNRVALVGPNGAGKTTLFSLILGEGETDSGEIVMERNASLGHLPQETAPKGDETVIEIAAGITPEHAKARRIIGEHERNGQTDSEEYHEAVARYTELGGYQTEPKAKRILAGLAFRDTDYDRPACELSGGWVMRAYLARLLTAEPDLLMLDEPTNHLDLESLEWFQNYLRNYPGAIFLISHDRAFLNALVDGILEIRHHRVHTYNGNYDYYVEEAAARDAQHEAAYKSQQRKIQQLERFVERFGAKNTKATQAKSKQKQIDRMEKIDAPLTAEKTIHVKFPQPPSSGQRVITLEGVHFAYGDHVVYRGIDFQAQKNQRTVLVGPNGAGKSTLLKLLAGVLKPNQGECTLGHNVQPGYYAQSRLDMLDPDTSVLDEVLSINKPITEVTARTVLGSFLFRGDAVFKRVSVLSGGEKSRLALVKLLLDPPNLLLMDEPTTHLDMASIDALIAALKDYTGTLIFISHDVYFIRQLASTVLRISAGELTAYAGDYDYYLHKSESTNARAALTFGDKLSNLRPEDAVKQKESGSQADPNFKSKEQKRAEAQARQARAKIRAEVEELENKICKLEDQQKALTNQLEDPDLYDSNPGKVMELNRELVAVNEDLEVLNERWMEATEKLEA
- a CDS encoding helix-hairpin-helix domain-containing protein, with translation MAVQKKKKVDRAALSSSFMRIPRMKVEVARSLIDAGVSEIFQLEGRSPETLFAELKKKRDDVPDEHLAYFRMAVYFAENQPPDRKMMHPSCWMD
- a CDS encoding DUF58 domain-containing protein, translated to MSATAINPKPPQVAGDWADPGFFSKRLGKGGQFWRLLWLMLVPPEGHRIVPTPAGYVLILVALGLGSAAYNTSSNILFMALSLLLSSLILSGFLSWLNFKGTRWRLRQPPHFRANDPALLQIELSNSKKILPTYSLWFNVTTKETKGVDRVHLEDRLNPGKNIVLDWMFHPLKRGHETIKISGLESQFPFGFLRKTVGGGIKRDVVVLPSRVEYDFEPPGGHHSHIPGETNRRPGAGNELINIRRYHRGDPQRLVHWKASARQKQLVVRQMAEENRDGFVLFMETSKSLWTTEPQFELLCSFVASLAEDLFRDGRLLAVAVNDEPLQPLKRLHDLQNFLEHLAIIETADHYSPSPDTGGRNLITFRPGVGGEVNAIISSTIAGTAQH
- a CDS encoding outer membrane lipoprotein-sorting protein, which codes for MAKIATFFISMKNSQSHRFITASTIILMLVLFSGFRPFPQSAESVVRGVESAFQVNSHAELYVMVRVEKNGEIHTDQWLLMYEYDDQDTRGVWRILPRYGHESTTLLSIQQPGKATKLFLKSGEDGALEEVDGMARRRAFGPSDWNMEDIYDDDKHDWSHRKIGSAMVRGVGTIVIESRYDDPTLRDQSIYSKRRVYLAKDNQRFLRSDYYDRTGTMVKTVNAAHHENVGSDDGVPRIRPRRLEIVDLQDGSMTVMVRVYSVFDEELPRELFSEEGVASWDASTDKKLIELLEKDS
- a CDS encoding transglutaminaseTgpA domain-containing protein translates to MLSSAVQSRVRLNTDELHQLKWLLGQFISLIAIWALFGLEMSAEPVLLAFSLMLIASMLWPGLPSRLPETFWKFANPLLIVFIIGDFVLHGVEFLKPMVRMVMLLTIFRAFQYRKAREDLQLVLLCLFTLVVKGVMTVSLLFAFQMLIFTPAAMALLFLINLLETSKTRLLGAEDFKHFRWSRFLSRLAHGLDFRLIAFAGGLFVGLVSISSLIFVLMPRFRMDQALPFLQIEGSGKIGFSEHIKIGDVNSLSADDSIALRVQVPDLDNVPSRPFWRMVVLDEYRDGAFQVSNSLKQAGRIAMEGTMYPERLTGRATRSIEDDWVFYLEGDTSRYLPLLGSFDVIRFAKKAKFWPYIQTEVIMLEQVPSNVFGYSVSGMRPSDRIPTTNADRAVLDNTSGPIPQPRGKPPVAYPLTTLVVPNNPEINEYLQGVVDELTQGEVIDAHEFSQRARVWLAENYTYDTQTSVTQVEGDPLIAWMQDAKRGWCEHFTGAYVLLCRTAGFPTRAIAGFAGANWNDYEDYLIVNNSFGHAWAETYDGQGNWFRVDPTPAAGIAGLQSLSQSVGSIQTIAGWSAWVDSLRMVWYRRVVNFDQSDQIEMADDIKNYSVAFYESFKRELLSYWNDFKQWLLSGWDREKIIRILLTISIFCFGIIAIRSLWVWLRKLASRSGTITTLMGGDPIRKRAGKLLVKFRPVWARSEGRLNSEEKQRWRGVFEHLERLRFGPAEERPDHKKIFREVKKLMRQEPKQG